Part of the Triticum urartu cultivar G1812 chromosome 2, Tu2.1, whole genome shotgun sequence genome, GCGGATCTAGAACCCAGGCCCCGGCCTGGCCAGGGAATGAGGCCTAAATCCTTTGTATTCTGTGGCTACCCCTACTCCTTCTGCTTCCCCAACCAATGCACGACTTGAAAAACTTTtccaaaaagaaaagaaatcatTTGTCTTTCAtcttaggcctcctttggtttggacGAATTCTATAAGAATTTCATAGGATATATGATTTCTACAGAGAAATTTCCTTTAGAGTCCTTGCCGAAAAAGGCTTCCACCcagctttataaataaagcaaccaCCGAACACAAAGTCAACAAAGTACCATCCGCAAACACATACACACAAGGCCACCGCATGCAAGGTCTAACAGACAAGCACACACACAACATACGGGTTTAGCTGTGGGCACAACACAACAAGCCcaacacacagacacacacacgcacgcacaacAAGCCCATTTTAGAGACCTTTGGTTTATAAAcataggaaaataaacattactagcctagactcaatgaaaaaaaaTCTTACGATGTGAATCGAAGATTATCTTCTTTTCTATTCCTATTCATAGGTTTGTatatgtcatctcatttcctttATTTCTATGATTTTTCTACCCTATAAACCAAGGGAAGGCTTATCTTGTTCACTCGGTCTCATCGGGGTCAGCATTCAAGTCAATCATGGGCTTCTTCCCGCTGCTGCGTGCGACGGGCTTACTGGGGAGCGGCGGCACCTTCGATGCACACCGTGGGCACCAGGGGGCGGCCTCGGTGATGAGCACGTATGTGAAGCAGGACGGGCAGGCGCACGCGCGCATGGCCGGGTTCGCGGCGGGCGACGCCGTGCTTGAAGGCGGCGAGCGGCTGCGCTTTcccagggaggaggacgaggatgAGGTGGACCCCAACGAGGAGGACGATGTGGCCGGCGATGTGGCGGCGCGCGCCGCGGCGGCGCGCTCTAGGGCGCAGCGGACCATGTCGAGGGTGCAGAACGCAGCGGAGGTGGTGGTGACGGCGGCGGTGGTTGATGCCGTGGGAGGCAGGTTGAGGTCCTGGTGGCCGTCTTGGGCGGCCTGGTGGCGATGAGGAGTCAAGAACGTCTTGCCCGACTGCACAAAAACAAGATTTTTTCCCCACCTTGTTAAGTACTAATCTGTATGATGAACAACGAACTCTGTAATCCCAGTGCAACAGAAACAAAAATTTGATCATCATGCTGATAGACCGATCAAAGAACATGAATTTGATCTGCGGATATAATCTAACCTAGAAAAGTATATAGTTCTCCGGAATATCATCTCGGACAGGAACCACACGAGAGCGAATTAATTAAACACCAAACATGCACGCACGCAGGTGTAACTACCCACACGAAGAAACAAACAAATCATCTAGTGATCGGAAGAACAGAGGAGCAGATCGAAACAGCAATGCTAGGAGGGAGACTCACCAGAAGGTCGAGCCGTTTCTCCCTGCCGGCGGGCACCTTGACCTCCAGTTCGACGACCTCGTCCTCCCCGCCGGCGTCACCACCGCACCCGCCGAGCAGATCCATGGTCACCATCTCCGGTGCTTTCCCCGCGCCGGCCCTACCCTTCCCCGCCGTCATTTTCCTCGTCCCTTTCTCGGCCGTCATTTGCCGAGAGAAGACGGGATGAGAGATCGGTGTGGCCGTGTGGTGTTTGGCAGTGCGTGGTGGGGCGCCCCTATATATACCATGAAGCTGCCGGCGCGACCGACACGCAGGGCCCACGTGCCAGCGAGCGTGGAGGGTAGGGAGAGCCATTAAGGATCATATATTAATTGTCGTTGGGAAATGGTTGGAAGATTATTAATGCCAATTAACTACCCGAAACAAATTTGGGGTCGCTGACGTGTTTAATTCACTCGAATCGAAGAGCCGGGATATGAATTCGTTTCCATGAATGGGCTGAATTTAAATCGTGGAAGAACCCTTGGGCTGCCGCTGCAATATCATGctggatttttttatttttattttttgtaaaATACCATGCTGCATTTATGTGTATTATTTGTTCGCTGTTTtattgttcatcaagaaaatagATGCAACCACTAAATTCATAGGTACCATATATTCAATAGTATCCGTCCATCCATATTTTAGTTCACAATTGAGCATTGCCGCGTCGTATAATACGTATATAATAATGAAAAAGATATTTTTGGAGGAGAATTAATTGATATATTTATATTGGATTATATCGCAACGATTAATTCCTAACTAATTGATTCTGGAGTACTATATGACGCGGTGCACAAAAGAGTACTATATATTTATATTGGATTATATCGCAACAATTAATGTCTAATCGATTCTGGAGTAGTATATGACACGGTGCAAAAAAAGTATACTATATATTTATATTGGATTAAATCGTAACGATTAATGTCTAATCGATCATGGAGTACTATATTACATGGTGCAAAAAAAAGGCAAACTCAGGGATACTGCATTCGGAGTACTATATATTAACATTGGATTACATCGCAATGATTAACGTCTAATCAATTCTGGAGTACTATATGACGTGGTGCAGAAAAAAAGGAAAGCAAACTCACGGATACTAGCATCCCGAGTCGACATTAAAAAAATGAGAGCCACTAGCAAGCCTCATGCTTCTAACTTAGGCGGGCTAGGCATCGACGGGCGCTGCTAGCCACTCGAGCTTTGCTCTGTTCTCGTGGTGACTCAAAATATCAAGAGTTTTTTTAACCCCCCATGGGACGGTGAGATGGTTCTCGCAATGAAAATTGTAAGCTGGAATTGCCATGGTCTTGACACAGATATGGAAATTCCTTTGCTCTTTGATGTTCAATAGTAATTGAAGTCTGAACTAACCTTTATGACTAAGATGTGCCTCGGTTAAGATTGGGCTTATATAATCCATCTAAATTAGGATTAATTTCATTTTCGAGGGTTGTGATGGTTGTAGCGCTAATCTTGTGTTAACTTGGAATATCGATGATAGTTATTTTGTAGGATATTGGCAAATTTTATGATGATAATGTTCAACTTGGTATGGTCCTATTGTCAAGCCATACATTTTCTCACCATCATCCCCCAACCCATTCCTACATTAGTCATACCATCGTAGTTCACTAATAGCAAACAAGCATGTGTACACGATCGTCATCATTTCCCATTTTCCCTCAACATCGAGGTTGTCAATGAACCACTCACGAATCCTAAGTGGACATAATCTAACCAATTCATGTCAATATTTGTGTCGTGTAATCTTGTCGTTTTTAAATTGAAGCAAAAACTAATTTTACTACGCTAGTCAGAAACTACTAAATATTCATGAGAAATCATTTTCCACACATATCCTAGAACACATCCAATCGGTTCCAAACTAATTGCAATTGACTTCAACTAGTTAAGTTTTTGTCCTTCCGGTATGTTCGGATGTAATTTTAATTAGTCATCTTGTTTCGAATTTATCACTTCACATATGTCATCAAGTACTCTCCAAGTAATTAACTCTCCAAGATGGTTAGCTGTACTCGACATGCAGACCAAGAATTCTTTCGTCCAATTAATCATTCCCAACTTCAAAAATAATGTACTCCCCTGTAACAATAACGTTTTACTTGCAAATGCCCCAGTTTCTTTCACGATCTATTTCAAAGTTATAAGACAGACAGCTAACTCTAAGATCATCTCTAGCAGATCTCGTAAATTTGGTCTTTCAAAATTATAACCGTCAGTTTAGCAGATGACTGTGTTTTTTCTGTCCCGAATAGATACCGCAAAATCGTACATCGCGCAATTTTTTTTGCGGGATCCTGCATAATCCGGACCGTTTCCGCTATAGTATGTATGGGAGCCGGCAGTGTTTTTGCGGTTTCCCATATCGCACAAAAGCGGTCGGCTGGAGTGAAATTTCCGCACCAACCACCGGCGCCGCCACCTCGCGAGCACCAACCGCCGCTGTCGTGGTAGCCTCCGAGCACCAACAGGCGCTGCGAGCGCCCCGCTTCCGCAGTAGCTCGGCCACATCCATAGCAGCTCAGGACAGCTCGGCCGCGAGCAGGAGCTAGGCGGGCCGACGCGAGCTGGGGCTGATCTCGGCCGCCAGCGAGCTGGACCCGTCCCACCTCGAGCTCTTGGATGCGTGCGTAGAGGAGGGCGGGGCTAAGTGCCGCGCGATGAGGACGGCGTCCGCCCGGCCGCGCGAGCTGGAAATGGCCCAAACGAGGACTGCGTCCGTCCGCCCGGCCGCATATATCAATCGCCGGACGCAAGCGCCCCGCGAGCTAGCCCCTTCATGACCATGGCATGAGGAGCCAATTGCAATTCAGACTACCCATTTAAGGGGGTTTATGCTATTTTGCAGGACCTTGTTGTAGATTTAAATACTGACTAGTGGGCTCCACATTTGACCGAAAGCGATTTTTATGGGATCTGTTCTGTCAACACGCACATCATACTGTAAATGTGCTATAAAAATGTTTTACGGGATCCTTTAAGACAATTTTAGAGGATAGACTTTTACATGATCTGCTAGATGCTCTAATGCACTATTATCTTGTTTAAAAAACACAGTTATACTTTATTCGTCTAGCCCACTCTTGCGAGCAGGGGCCGAACCCTAGCTAGCGCTGCCTCCCACCTCCTCCTAGCCTCTGATCCCCCCGTAGTCGTTGACGTGCTGCCCAGTAGACGTAGGCGGCAGCAGGGCTCTCTTCCTCCCCATTGGGTTGCATGCAGCACGGTATACGGCATTCATCTGGGACCGCGGCTGCAACAAGGAGGACAGTTGTGTCGGTGACGCGGGCAGGGCGTTGGAGCTTCAGCGGATGCGCCGGCTCGGCTAGGAAGAGGTTAGCTGTACTCAAAATGCATCATGGTGGCAGTGGTTAGCTATACTCAACATGCATCATGGTGGCAGTGGTGGCTATGTCTCTTGGCCATGTGGGTGGCGAGGCTGTAGCGGCGGGTGGCTTGGGCTCTTTCTGAGTCGTTGGCAATGACGACGCCCGAAGCCAAATGCAGAGGTCTATGTTCATCTCAGTTGTCCTAGATACCTCGCTAGCATGGATGAGCTGCCAAGGAAAAGCTACGCTCTTGTT contains:
- the LOC125534079 gene encoding uncharacterized protein LOC125534079; the encoded protein is MTAEKGTRKMTAGKGRAGAGKAPEMVTMDLLGGCGGDAGGEDEVVELEVKVPAGREKRLDLLSGKTFLTPHRHQAAQDGHQDLNLPPTASTTAAVTTTSAAFCTLDMVRCALERAAAARAATSPATSSSSLGSTSSSSSSLGKRSRSPPSSTASPAANPAMRACACPSCFTYVLITEAAPWCPRCASKVPPLPSKPVARSSGKKPMIDLNADPDETE